A segment of the Peptoclostridium acidaminophilum DSM 3953 genome:
GAGCAGGATATCGAGCATAGTTGATCCTGCGAGAATAGACTATATAGTTTCAAACCACGTTGAGATGGACCATTCGGGCGCCCTTCCTCAAATAATGGAAATCGCAAAAAACGCCACTATAATCACATGCGCCAGCGGGGAAAAAGGACTTAGGGCGCACTACAAGAAGGACTGGAGCTTCAAGGTTGTAAAATCGGGAGACAATATAGAGCTTGGCAAGAGGAGTCTTGAATTCCTGCTTACTCCTATGGTGCACTGGCCTGACAATATGGTGTGCTACATGCCGCAGGAGAAGATACTCTTCTCTAATGACTCTTTCGGCCAGCACCTTGCATCCTCGGAAAGGTTCGACGACGAATATCCAATAGACATAGTAATGGAAGAAGCCAGAAAGTATTACGCAAACATAGTGCTTCCGTACGGAATGCAGGTCCAAAAAGAGCTTGAAGCCGCAAAGGGACTCGATATAGAAATGATTGCGACAAGCCACGGAATAATATGGAGAAGCCACATCCAGGAAATAATGAGCCTGTATGCAGACTGGGCTTCGAACAGAACCTCTAAAAAGGCTGTTATAGTTTATGATTCCATGTGGAAGTCTACAGAGACTATGGCATCAAGCATAAAATCGGCATTCGAGGAAAAGGGATATGTGATAAGGTATATGAATCTGGAGCACAACCACATATCTGATGTTATGACGGAGATAATGGATGCAGAGTATATATGCGTGGGTTCGCCTACACTAAACAACAACATGCTTCCTACGGTAGCGGCATTCCTGGCTTATCTGAAGGGACTTGCGCCAAAAGGCAGAAAAGCTATAGCATTTGGATCCTTCGGCTGGGGAGGCCAAAGCATAGGACTGGTCAAATCAGAGCTGGAGCTCGCGGGCTGCGAAGTCATGTCGGAAATCAAGCAACAATATGTGCCTTCATCTGAAGAACTGAAAAACATTGAAAAGACGGTTCTGGAAATCATATAAAAATAGAGCAATAGATATATATAGGTAAAGGAATGATAGCCGTGAGCAGTATAGTTATTCTAGACGGTGCAGCTTATGTAAGACACAGGATAAAGGAACTTGTCCGGAAATACGGTATAAGGCTGCATGAGGTTGCGAATTCGAGCGAACTTTTCACAATGCTTCAAAAAAAACAGGATGAAATTTCGCTTATAATAACAGAGCTTGAGCTGGACAAGGAAAACGGGCTTGAAATAATAAAACGGGCCAAGTCGAGAGGGTATGAAATTCCTGTGATAGTCCTGACGGCGCAAAACAAGAAGGACACTTTTGTCAAATCAATCGAGGCCGGCGCCTCGGACTACATACTCAAGCCATTTGAAGATGATTTTCTTCTAAGCAGGATAATGTCGAACATGAAACTGGAAGATCAAAATGGCAGCGCTGCCCTGGGAGCCAGAAGGGTGTACATGGATTTCAACAAGTACATTTCTGGAGAGCTCCGAAAGGCGGAGAAGGGTAATTACAGCATATCTCTCATAATGAGCGTCATAAATAAAGACAGTGCAGATTCCGGATATGGAATGAAAGCCGAGGACAGGCTGTTTGGAGAGCTCTACAGCAGAATAAACAGTCTGTTTTGGGACACTGACATATTTATGAGTTTTGGAAACCACAGCTACATAGGCGTACTTCCCTTTTGTACACAGGAAAACACCCGGGTTGTGGATGAAAAAATAAAGAGTCTCTTTGATGAAATACAAACGACGGATGACAGGTTCAAGGACTATTCCGTCGAAAACACTTTTGTCACATTCCCGACGGAGATATCATCCAGAGAAAGCCTGTTTCCCATGCTTACAGACAAGCTAAGAGCCGGCGAAGAAATATAAGCGGGGTGAATCAGGGTATGGACAAGGCAAAGTGCAAAGTCGCCACCGAAATAAAAAGATGTGAGCTCAACATGGCGATAAACGAAAAGAAAACCATGGAAGTAATCAGCTCCATAGCAGACGACATACTAAGGATTGCAGACGGGAAATATGAACTATCGGAGATACTAGACAGCGTTGCATACAAAAAATATGTGGAGTACATGGAAAAGCTAATGCAGAGCAATTAATATCAGATGTATATTCGATGGAGGTGTTTGCAGTGAAAGTTAAAGAGCTTATGGAAATACTCAAAAGTTTGGAGCAGGACAGGGATATAATAATAATTACGCCCAACAGGGATTATGACATTGTGGGCATTCGAGAAGTTGAAACAATAGAAGGGCTTGATGAGTTTTATGCTATCGAGTACGAGTAGGATGCAAAAATAATGGTTCACAACTAAAAATTGAAATGGAAAAGCCCTGTAACATGCCGCTTTGCTTGCGGTTTGTTGCGGGGTTTTTTGGTATAATAGGAACAGGAGTTCTTATATTTGGAAGGGGTGGCATAATGCACATAAAATATGTGGTTTCGCGTGCCGGCCGCGGCAAGACAAGCGCGGTCTACGGCGATATAAAAAAATGCATGAATGAAAATAAGGACGTAAAGCTTGTGCTTATGGTACCTGAGCAGTTCACGCTGCAGGCGGAGACAGACATAATAGGAGCCCTGGGCAGCGAGGGGATAATGCAATTGGAGGTTCTGAGCTTCCAGAGGCTGGCGCACAGGATACTCAGCGAGGTAGGCGGAATAAAGCGGGTTCAGATAAACCAAAGCGGCAAGGCCATGCTGCTTCGGAGCATAATAGATGCCAATTCGGACGAGCTTACGCTGTATGCGAGGGCGTCAAAACAGGAGGGCTTCCTCTCGAAATGCAGCGCGCTCATAGACGACCTCAAAAGGCAGGATGTAGATCCCCAGAGCCTCATAATGTGCAGCGAGGCGCTTGGCGACAGCATGCTCAGGCTGAAGCTCAGGGAGATAGGCTTTATATATGAAAAATACACCAGGGCTCTCGAAGAAGGCTATGCGGACGAGCACGACTGGCTAAGGCTTCTTGCGCGAAAGATAGACTCCAGCCATCTGCTTGAAGGCGCGCATGTTTGGATAGACGGCTTTAGCGGCTTTAGCGCCGGGGAGCTGAGCGTCATAAACGAGCTTGTAAAAAAGGCTTCCGAGGTAAGCGTCAGCCTTACCCTGGACTTGGAAGCCGGGCCGGACTACGAGCTTTTTGCCGCAACCAGAAGGACAATGAAGGCGATTTCAGCGGCAGCCAGGGAGGCGGGAGCCGGCGAGAGCATATTAAGGGCTCGCCTGGAATCGGCAAAGCCGCCAGAACTGCTCCACCTTGAGCGAAACCTTTACGCCTACCCAGCTGCAAGATATGCGGGAGATACGGATGGAATAAGAATGTTTGCGGGTTCGAGCAGGCACAGCGAGGTTGAAAACGCCGCAGTAGAGATAATAAAGCTCGCATCCGGGAACGGATACAGATGGAGAGACATTGCAATAGTCACTGGCGCGCTCGAGGACTACGCCCAGATAATAAAGAGGACATTCAGCGAGTATGGCATACCCGTGTTCATAGACGAAAAAAGGCCGATTACAAACAATCCAATAATAAGATTCATATTGGCTGCCCTGGACATAGCAGCCAGGGATTTCAGATACGAAGATGTTTTCAAATTCATAAAGACAGGCTTTACAGAGCTTGGACGGGGCAGCTGGGAAAATCTCGAAAACTACGCCCTCAGATACGGCATAAAATCCTCGGCATGGATGCGTGAATTCACACTGGGCTCGGATGATGAGCGTACCATGGCAGAGGAGGCGCGGAAAAAACTTGTGCCTCCTCTTGCCGGCCTTAAAAAGAAGCTGGGGAAAAAGAAGACGGTAAAGGATTTCACAAGGATACTTTATGATTTCATGGTCGAGCTCGACATGCCCGAAAAAATTGAGAACTGGACTCAAATGCTAATGGACGATTCGAGGCTCGAATATGTAAATGAAAACACACAGATATGGAACATAGTCATCGAGATATTCGACCAGATGGTGGAAATGATGGGGGATCTCAAGGTGGATCTCCGCGAGTATGCAGGGATACTCTCCGCGGGCTTTGCAGAGCACAGGATAGGAATAATACCGCCCACCATGGACCAGGTTATAGCAGGCAGCCTTGAAAGGTCAAAGAGCCACGAGATAAAGGCGCTGTTTGTTTTGGGAGTAAACGACGGCGTGCTCCCCAGCGGATTTTCAGACGAGGAGCTAATACTCGACGACGAGAAGCTTCTTATGAAGGAGCACGGAGTCCATATTTCCACCGACAGCATTACAAGGGCTGAGGAGGAGCGGTTCTCAATATACACCTCCCTATCGAAGCCGAGCGGAATTCTATACATGAGCTATGCCATAGCCGATGAGGAAGGCAAGGCCTTAAGGCCTTCTATTATTGCAGACAGGATGAAAAAGCTATATGGGGGGCTCGTGACGGAATCGGACATAGTAGTCGACTCAAGCAGGCGGCTTGAAATGCTGGTTGCACCTCTCCCCGGCCTCAGGCAGCTTTCAGAGCTGATAAGGCAGGAGATGGACACGGCGATTGAAGACGGCCTCTGGAGGGACTTGTATTCATGGTACACCTCCCGCGAGCAGTGGAGCGAGAAGGCGGACATAGTATGCAAGGGGCTCTTCCACAAAAACCAGCAGGACTATATAGGCGCAGGGCTAGCCGCCAGGCTGTATCCTAGCCCATTGAAATCGAGCATATCAAGGCTGGAACGCTTTGCAAACTGCCCGTTTGCGCATTTTGTTAACTACGGCCTCTCTCCGAGGGAGCGCCTTGAGTACACAGTCTCCATGCCGGACATGGGCACGCTTTTCCATTCCTCGGTCGAGAAATTTTCAAAGGAGATTTCAAGCGAGAATATAAACTGGAGGGAACTCGAGCAACAAAAAAGTGACGCAATAGTCGAGCGAGTGATAGACAGCATGGTGCCCGAGTTTGGCAGCGGAGTGTTCTACAGCAGCCACAGGTACAGCTACCTGGTCAACAAGATAAAAAGAGTCGGTAAGCGGGCGGCATGGGCGATAGTGGAGCACATAAGAAGAGGAGAATTCGAGCCAATGGACCATGAGGTGGAATTTTCGGAAAAGGGCAGCATACCGGCTATAATAATAGAGCTGCCGGGAGGCGAAAGTATAGAGCTCGAGGGCAGGATAGACAGGGTGGACATATTCGGAGACGAAAAGCAGGGCTATGTAAAGATAATAGACTACAAGTCGGGCAGCAAAAAATTCACACTTTCGGATGCCTACTACGGGCTGCAGATACAGCTGCTGGTATACATGGATGCCCTCCTGGAAAACAAGCAGCTGCTCGAGTTCGACGAACTCCATCCGGCCGGCGTGTTCTACTTCAGGATAGACGATCCGTTTATAGATGCCGAAAAGCTTGGCGAGACAGACATAGAAAAGGGCATACTAAAGCAGCTCAAGATGAACGGCATAGTGCTAAGGGATGTAAGTGTAGTAAAGGCCATGGACTCAGAAATAGAAAGTGAAAGGTTCTCTAGCATAATACCGGCCGAGGTAAAAAATGACGGCGAACTCTCGGAGAGGTCAAGCGCAGTCAGCGAAGAGGAATTCAGAAGGCTCATAGGGCATGTAAAAAACCTGATACGCGAGATAGGAGCAGAGATAATAAAGGGTAAGATAAGGATACAGCCCTGCAGAAGCGGCAGCGAGATTTCATGCGGCTACTGCAAGTTCAAATCCATATGCCAGTTCGACACACTCCTCGAGGATAACGAATACAGGAATATAAGAAAGCTTTCGGACGGCCAGGTGAGGGGACTAATATCAGGGAAGGGGCATTCAGATGACAAGGTGGACTAGGGAGCAGGAGTCGGCAATAAAGGCAAGGGGCAAGAATCTGCTGGTATCGGCAGCTGCAGGTTCCGGCAAGACCGCCGTGCTGGTGCAGCGGATAATAGAAATAGTGCTGAGCGATCGGGTGGATATAGACAGGCTCCTCATAGTGACCTTTACAAATGCGGCTGCGGGCGAAATGAGGGAGAGGATAATGTCAGCGCTTGCAAGGGAAGCCGAGAAGGAAGGCGCAGACAGCGAACATATAAGAAGACAGATAACCTTGCTGAGCAAGGCATTCATAACAACCATGCACTCGTTCTGCATAGACGTGGTGAGAAGCAACTTCCACGTAATAGACATAGACCCGTCCTTTAGGATAGCAGACGTGGCCGAGGCGGCCATACTCATACAGGAGTCTGCAGATGAGCTTTTCGAGGAGTGCTACAAAAGCGCGCATCCAGACTTTCTGGAGCTGGTCGAGGGCTTTGGAGGAAATCGCGAGGATACAAAGCTTCAGGAGCTCATGCTTTCCATGTACGGATTCATACAAAGCCAGCCATATCCTCTAGAGTGGCTCCAAAAGAGCGTCGAGGACCTGAATGTGGGCCCGGACGACATTGAAGGTACAAGCTGGGGAATGACTATAGCCAAAAGCTTCAGGGACGAGCTCGAGGGGGCTGTGGACATACTGAGGCAGGCAAGTGCCATATGCGCTCTTCCAAGCGGGCCAGGCGAATACCTGGCGACACTCGAAGCCGACATGTCGAATGCTGCAGCACTTAAGGATTCGCTAGGCAGGGGCCTTTCAAGCTTTTATGCACAAATGTCCATCATCAAGCACGCAAGGCTGGCCACTATAAAAGGAAAGCGCAAGGAAGAGGTGGACGAAAGGCTCCAGGAGGATGCCAAAAAGCTAAGGGAGTCCTACAAAAAGATTGTCGATTCCATGAAAAGCGACGTCGAGGGAACCACGCTGCAGGAGCATGCGCAGCAGCTGCAGCGCATGCATCCGCTCATGAAGTATCTTTGCGGCATGATTGGAGATTTCGACGGCATATACAGCGCCAAGAAGCTTGAAAGGGGCCTGCTCGACTTTAACGACCTCGAGCATTATGCGCTCAGGGCGCTTGAAAACGAGGAGGTCAGGAAGGAGCTTGCCGCCAAGTTCGAATATATATTCGTGGACGAATACCAGGACAGCAACATAGTCCAGGAAACCATAATAGGCAGGATAAAAAGAAACGACAACCTCTTTCAGGTGGGCGACGTGAAGCAGAGCATATACAGGTTTCGCCTGGCTGATCCTACACTGTTTATCGAAAAATACGAAACCTACAGCAAGGACGGAAGCACAAATGATCTAAGGATAGACCTCGCCAAGAACTTCAGGAGCCGCGAGGAGATACTAGGAAGCATCAACTTTATATTCAGGCAGATAATGTCAAAGGAGCTCGGGGAGATAGACTATGATGAGGAAGCCTTCCTCTACAAGGGCAGGGAATTCGAGGAATGCACGGGAGCTCCCGTTGAGATAAACATAGTTAAAAAAGGAAGTGACGGGCTCGATGTAGGCAGCGAGCTCGAGGAGATGAGCGACATCGAGGCGGAGGCAAGGCTTACCGCATCCAGGATAAAGGAAATAGCAGGGCAGATGACTTACGACCCTAAGCTCGGAGCGTACAGACAGATAGAATACAAGGACATAGTAGTGCTGCTTAGGACCGTTAAAAACTGGGCATCCGTATTCATGCAGGTGTTCAGGGAGGAGGGGATACCGGTCTACTCCGATGAGAGCAGCGGCTATTTCGACACCGTTGAGATACAGATTTTCATAAACCTTCTGCGGCTCATAGACAACAAGAGGCAGGACATACCGCTCATAAGTGTTATGAGATCGCCAATAGGCGGCTTTTCAATAGAAGAGCTTGTGCAGGTTAGGCTTGCCAGCAGAAAGGCGAGCTACCACGAGGCCCTTGAAAGCTATGCGGCTTCAGGTGATACGGAGCTCGCGGAAAAGATAAGGCGCTTTGCAAGCAGGCTGGATAAGTGGGCGGATGATGCCAGGCTGATGCGGCTTGACGAATTCATATGGAAGCTGCTTGTTGACACGGGCTACTACTACTATGTAGGAGCCATGCCTGGCGGGGAGCAAAGGCAGGCGAACCTCAGGATATTGGCGGACAGGGCAGGCCAGCTTGAGAAATCAACAATAAGCGGACTTTTCAATTTCATAAGATTCATAGACAGGATGCTAAGGAGCAGCTCCGACATGGGAAGCGCCAAGGTGCTCAGCGAAAATGAAAACATAGTAAGAATAATGAGCATACACAAGAGCAAGGGGCTCGAATTTCCGGTAGTGGTGCTTGCGGGCCTTGGCAAGAAGTTCAATCTGAGGGACTCAAGCGCCGAGATAGTAATGCACAAGGAGCTGGGCATAGGGCCAAGGTATGTGGAGCCGCAGCTGCGCTTTTACAGGAGAACGCTGCCGCAGATAGCAATCAAAAAGAGAATCGACATAGAGAGTCTCTCGGAAGAGATGAGAATACTCTATGTTGGAATGACAAGGGCGGTAGACCGCCTAATAATGATTGGGAGCGTAAGCGGGGTTGAAAACGCCGCCAAGAAATGGTGCAGGCCAATAGGCACCTACACTCTCTCAAGCGCGCTCAGTTTCATGGACTGGATATGCACAGCGGCCGCAAGACACAAGGATGCGCTTGCCCTGCGGGAGCTGTGCGAAAACGAGCAGCTGCACGTGCTCGCGGACGGCCTGTCGTCGTTCGACATAAGGCTGCTCGACAGGACGCATGTGAGCGTAGCAGAAATAGAGAGGAGACAGAGGGCCGAGCACTTTGAAAAAGAGCTGATGGAGCTGAAAGGGAAACCTCGCAGCGGTGAATTTTCAGAGCTGATTTCCGGGAGGTTTTCATGGACATACCCCCACGCTGAAACCGTCAGCATACCATCGAAAATATCGGTGACCCAGCTTTCAAGGATTTCAAAGGAAGGGTATGAAGGCTCGGCCTACAGCATACCGTCGCTTTCAAAATCGCCGTCATTTGTGGAGGGGAAAAAAGGCTTCACGGCCGCCGAGAAGGGGAGCATAAACCACTTTGTAATGCGCCATATAGACATGCAAAGGACGGGCAGCGAGGAGGACATAAGGCTGCAGGTGCAGGATATGGTATCAAGGGAGCTGCTTTCTCAGGAAGAGGCTCAGGTGGTCCATTCAGGCATGATAAGCGATTTTTTCAGGAGTGACATTGGCACAAGGCTTAAAAGTGCCGGGGAGTCGCATAGGGAGGTCCCCTTTGTAGTGCAGAAAAAGGCATGCGAAATCATGCCTGGACTTGGAGCGTGCGAGGACTCAATACTCATTCAGGGGATTGTGGACTGCTACTTCGAAGAAAATGGCGAGATAGTGCTGCTCGACTACAAGACAGACAGAGAGCATGGGGGGATTGAAGAGGGCGCCGCGCAAAAATACAAGGGCCAGCTTGAATTATACAAGGAGGCCATAGAGAAGCTTACGGGGAAGAAGGTCAAGGAGGGGTATATATACCTTTTGAGCATTTCAAAGCAGGTTCGTATATTCTAAAAAATCACATATAGATTAAACAACAAAAATGATGTTTTGTGAAGTCTGCAAGGCTTGCGATTTCAACTATTGAAAGCTTTGAAGCCTTGTGCAGGTCTATGAATTCTGAGCCCTGCATCACTAGAGGCCTGGAGATATCCGAATGGTTTATCTTAACTATTTTGGCGAGGTTACCGTTGCTCAGTCGGACATACTCCCCTATGTAAAACATCGAAATCCTTTGTACGAATGTCGTAAGACAAAGCGGATCCAGCTTGCCGCAAAGCTCGTTTTCGAGCACCGAAAGAGCGTGGAAGGGCGATTCCTTGCATTTGTAGGGGCGCTTTGAGGTTATAGCATCGAACACATCTGCCACCGCTATTATCTTTGCAAAAGGGCTTATTTCAGCTCCTCTTAGCCCCAGTGGGTAGCCGGAGCCGTCGATTTTTTCATGGTGCATGAGTATTCCCGAGGATACCAGGGGGCTTATGTGCTTCAAATCCTTTACAAGCTCGTAGCCCAAAATCGAATGGCGCTTGATTGCAGTGAATTCCAAGCTTGTAAGGTATCCAGGCTTGTTGAGTATGCGCTCGTCTATCTTGACCTTGCCTATGTCATGCAAAAGTGCAGACTGTGCTAGCATCATGAGTTCGCTGTCAGAAAGTCCAAGCCATCTGCCCAGCATTATTGAAAGCACCGATACGTTTACGCAGTGTCTTTGTATGTATTCATCGAGAGAACGTTCCTTTACAATGCTGTCGAGCACCGCGGCGTAGTCCTTGAAATTTTCAAGGAGTTGCACAGACATGCCTTCGACTTCCCTGATGTTGATTTTACCGCTGGATTGCACATCGCGTATTATAGATTTTATACCGTTGGCCAGCTGCCTGAAGCACACCTCTGTTTTGACTATGCGCTTTATTTTGCTGCTCCCTGCCGTCACTACATTCTGAGCATGGACGTCTTGTATGCATGCAAGCTTGTAGGGGAATCGCTCCTTGAGCCTTGAAACAATACTTTCATTGAGAACAACTCCCTTGCTTACTATGCAAGCGCCATTCGCATCGAAAAAGTCATCGCCCAGGACCATGCCGGAATTTAGATTGAAAACAGGAACAGTTATAGTTTTTGGATGCATAAAAAGACCTCCAGCAATGATTGGTAGGAATAATGACACGGTATGCACGGTAAGTTATACCCATTATAAAAACGAATATAGCACAAATGGTCCTGTTTGGAAAGTGCTTAAATGCGATTTTAGGAATCGACGCCTTTGAGTATTGGCAGCATTATAATAAACTTGCAGCCCTTACTGTATGAGCTGTCCAGTATTATCCTGCCATTGTGGTTTTCTATTATCTTTTGCGTTATTGCAAGGCCCAGGCCTGTCCCGCCTGTCCTTGAGTTTCTGGAGGACTCGCCTCTCACAAACGGCTCGAACAGATCGCCCTTGAAATCCGCGGATATGCCTGCGCCTGTATCGCGCACGATTATAAAGGCGTATTCATCTGTGGCCTTGAGCTTTATGAAAAGCCCGGTGCCCTTGCCGCTGTATTTTATGCTGTTGTTTATTATGTTGCCTATGGCCCGCTCAAGCTGCTTGGGATTTATAAGGCACTC
Coding sequences within it:
- a CDS encoding FprA family A-type flavoprotein, which gives rise to MKAVNIKEGIYWVGGIDWNVRSFHGYSTQRGSTYNAYLVIDEKITLIDTVKGYLADEMMSRISSIVDPARIDYIVSNHVEMDHSGALPQIMEIAKNATIITCASGEKGLRAHYKKDWSFKVVKSGDNIELGKRSLEFLLTPMVHWPDNMVCYMPQEKILFSNDSFGQHLASSERFDDEYPIDIVMEEARKYYANIVLPYGMQVQKELEAAKGLDIEMIATSHGIIWRSHIQEIMSLYADWASNRTSKKAVIVYDSMWKSTETMASSIKSAFEEKGYVIRYMNLEHNHISDVMTEIMDAEYICVGSPTLNNNMLPTVAAFLAYLKGLAPKGRKAIAFGSFGWGGQSIGLVKSELELAGCEVMSEIKQQYVPSSEELKNIEKTVLEII
- a CDS encoding response regulator is translated as MSSIVILDGAAYVRHRIKELVRKYGIRLHEVANSSELFTMLQKKQDEISLIITELELDKENGLEIIKRAKSRGYEIPVIVLTAQNKKDTFVKSIEAGASDYILKPFEDDFLLSRIMSNMKLEDQNGSAALGARRVYMDFNKYISGELRKAEKGNYSISLIMSVINKDSADSGYGMKAEDRLFGELYSRINSLFWDTDIFMSFGNHSYIGVLPFCTQENTRVVDEKIKSLFDEIQTTDDRFKDYSVENTFVTFPTEISSRESLFPMLTDKLRAGEEI
- the addB gene encoding helicase-exonuclease AddAB subunit AddB — its product is MEKPCNMPLCLRFVAGFFGIIGTGVLIFGRGGIMHIKYVVSRAGRGKTSAVYGDIKKCMNENKDVKLVLMVPEQFTLQAETDIIGALGSEGIMQLEVLSFQRLAHRILSEVGGIKRVQINQSGKAMLLRSIIDANSDELTLYARASKQEGFLSKCSALIDDLKRQDVDPQSLIMCSEALGDSMLRLKLREIGFIYEKYTRALEEGYADEHDWLRLLARKIDSSHLLEGAHVWIDGFSGFSAGELSVINELVKKASEVSVSLTLDLEAGPDYELFAATRRTMKAISAAAREAGAGESILRARLESAKPPELLHLERNLYAYPAARYAGDTDGIRMFAGSSRHSEVENAAVEIIKLASGNGYRWRDIAIVTGALEDYAQIIKRTFSEYGIPVFIDEKRPITNNPIIRFILAALDIAARDFRYEDVFKFIKTGFTELGRGSWENLENYALRYGIKSSAWMREFTLGSDDERTMAEEARKKLVPPLAGLKKKLGKKKTVKDFTRILYDFMVELDMPEKIENWTQMLMDDSRLEYVNENTQIWNIVIEIFDQMVEMMGDLKVDLREYAGILSAGFAEHRIGIIPPTMDQVIAGSLERSKSHEIKALFVLGVNDGVLPSGFSDEELILDDEKLLMKEHGVHISTDSITRAEEERFSIYTSLSKPSGILYMSYAIADEEGKALRPSIIADRMKKLYGGLVTESDIVVDSSRRLEMLVAPLPGLRQLSELIRQEMDTAIEDGLWRDLYSWYTSREQWSEKADIVCKGLFHKNQQDYIGAGLAARLYPSPLKSSISRLERFANCPFAHFVNYGLSPRERLEYTVSMPDMGTLFHSSVEKFSKEISSENINWRELEQQKSDAIVERVIDSMVPEFGSGVFYSSHRYSYLVNKIKRVGKRAAWAIVEHIRRGEFEPMDHEVEFSEKGSIPAIIIELPGGESIELEGRIDRVDIFGDEKQGYVKIIDYKSGSKKFTLSDAYYGLQIQLLVYMDALLENKQLLEFDELHPAGVFYFRIDDPFIDAEKLGETDIEKGILKQLKMNGIVLRDVSVVKAMDSEIESERFSSIIPAEVKNDGELSERSSAVSEEEFRRLIGHVKNLIREIGAEIIKGKIRIQPCRSGSEISCGYCKFKSICQFDTLLEDNEYRNIRKLSDGQVRGLISGKGHSDDKVD
- the addA gene encoding helicase-exonuclease AddAB subunit AddA, which produces MTRWTREQESAIKARGKNLLVSAAAGSGKTAVLVQRIIEIVLSDRVDIDRLLIVTFTNAAAGEMRERIMSALAREAEKEGADSEHIRRQITLLSKAFITTMHSFCIDVVRSNFHVIDIDPSFRIADVAEAAILIQESADELFEECYKSAHPDFLELVEGFGGNREDTKLQELMLSMYGFIQSQPYPLEWLQKSVEDLNVGPDDIEGTSWGMTIAKSFRDELEGAVDILRQASAICALPSGPGEYLATLEADMSNAAALKDSLGRGLSSFYAQMSIIKHARLATIKGKRKEEVDERLQEDAKKLRESYKKIVDSMKSDVEGTTLQEHAQQLQRMHPLMKYLCGMIGDFDGIYSAKKLERGLLDFNDLEHYALRALENEEVRKELAAKFEYIFVDEYQDSNIVQETIIGRIKRNDNLFQVGDVKQSIYRFRLADPTLFIEKYETYSKDGSTNDLRIDLAKNFRSREEILGSINFIFRQIMSKELGEIDYDEEAFLYKGREFEECTGAPVEINIVKKGSDGLDVGSELEEMSDIEAEARLTASRIKEIAGQMTYDPKLGAYRQIEYKDIVVLLRTVKNWASVFMQVFREEGIPVYSDESSGYFDTVEIQIFINLLRLIDNKRQDIPLISVMRSPIGGFSIEELVQVRLASRKASYHEALESYAASGDTELAEKIRRFASRLDKWADDARLMRLDEFIWKLLVDTGYYYYVGAMPGGEQRQANLRILADRAGQLEKSTISGLFNFIRFIDRMLRSSSDMGSAKVLSENENIVRIMSIHKSKGLEFPVVVLAGLGKKFNLRDSSAEIVMHKELGIGPRYVEPQLRFYRRTLPQIAIKKRIDIESLSEEMRILYVGMTRAVDRLIMIGSVSGVENAAKKWCRPIGTYTLSSALSFMDWICTAAARHKDALALRELCENEQLHVLADGLSSFDIRLLDRTHVSVAEIERRQRAEHFEKELMELKGKPRSGEFSELISGRFSWTYPHAETVSIPSKISVTQLSRISKEGYEGSAYSIPSLSKSPSFVEGKKGFTAAEKGSINHFVMRHIDMQRTGSEEDIRLQVQDMVSRELLSQEEAQVVHSGMISDFFRSDIGTRLKSAGESHREVPFVVQKKACEIMPGLGACEDSILIQGIVDCYFEENGEIVLLDYKTDREHGGIEEGAAQKYKGQLELYKEAIEKLTGKKVKEGYIYLLSISKQVRIF
- a CDS encoding HD-GYP domain-containing protein — translated: MHPKTITVPVFNLNSGMVLGDDFFDANGACIVSKGVVLNESIVSRLKERFPYKLACIQDVHAQNVVTAGSSKIKRIVKTEVCFRQLANGIKSIIRDVQSSGKINIREVEGMSVQLLENFKDYAAVLDSIVKERSLDEYIQRHCVNVSVLSIMLGRWLGLSDSELMMLAQSALLHDIGKVKIDERILNKPGYLTSLEFTAIKRHSILGYELVKDLKHISPLVSSGILMHHEKIDGSGYPLGLRGAEISPFAKIIAVADVFDAITSKRPYKCKESPFHALSVLENELCGKLDPLCLTTFVQRISMFYIGEYVRLSNGNLAKIVKINHSDISRPLVMQGSEFIDLHKASKLSIVEIASLADFTKHHFCCLIYM